The nucleotide window CGAGGAGTTGGGCCTGGTGCCGCTGCTGGCCCGGCTGAAGGGCGTGGCCGAGGAGGACGACCCAGCCGGGCTCAGCGCCTCCGAGCGCCGGGTCGCGGAGCTGGCGGCGGCCGGCCACTCCAACCGGGAGATCGCCGAGCGGCTGTTCATCACCGTCAGCACGGTCGAGCAGCACCTGACCCACACCTACCGCAAGCTGCGGGTCAAGGGCCGGGCCGAGCTGGCGCGTTCGCTGGGCGCCCCGGCCGGCGAGCGGCACACCGCACCCCGGCGCGCCGCCCGGCCGACGGGTGCTCAGGGCGCCACGGTGCCCAGGGCCAGCCGCTCGCGCAGGGTGTCCTCGGCGTAGCCGGTGCGGAAGGCGCCGCGCCGCTGGAGCTCGGGGACCAGGCCGGTGGCGATCGCCGGCAGGTCGTGCGCGGTGCTGGCCGGGCGCAGCCGGTAGCCGGTGAGCCCGGCCGACTGCCAGTCCTGCAGCAGGTCGGCGAGCTCGGCGGGGGTCCCGGTGAAGACCAGGGTGTCCGAGGCGTGCTCGGCGCCCAGCGCCTCGTCCAGGCGCTCGCGCCGGGCCTTGGCCGCGCCCGGTTCGGCGTCCAGGTGCACCAGCAGGTCGGCGAAGACGTGCACCCTCTGCCCGGCCCGGCCGACTGCCTGCTGCTCCTCGCGGATCTCGGCGACGGCCGCGCGCACCTCGTCGAGGTCGTGCGGGGTCACCGAGACCACGTCGGTGGCCTGGGCGCCGTAGCGCCACGGGATGCTGATGTGGGCGAGGGTGAAGACCACCGGGTGGCCCTGCGGCGGGCGGGGCGCGGTGGAGGCGGTGGGGGAGAACTCCCAGTCGCCCGCGCTGTCGGCGCCGGCGAACCGGCCGGGGACCAGCTCGGCCAGCGCCCGCTCCTCGGTGACGCCGTCCCACAGCGCCCGCACCACCTTGACCAGGTCGGCGGCCCGGTCGAAGCTGCCGCGCAGCTGGGCCTGCACCTCGGGCGTGAAGAGCACCTCCAGCGGGATCGGCTTGGTGGGGCTGAGCTGGGTGCGCAGCCCGGCGCGGCCGGCGCTCAGGTGGTCCAGGGTGGCGATCGCCTTGGCGACCGGGGCGGGCTGGACGGTGTTGACCACGACGGTGGGGATGATGCCGAGCCGCGTGGTGCGGGCGGCCAGGGCGCCGGCCAGGGTCAGTGCGTCCAGCCGGTGCAGGGTGTGGCCGAGCCGGCGGTCCAGCTCCTCGCCGGGGCCGGGGGCGCGCGACAGCGGGTCCTCGACGGTGACGAAGTCGAGCAGGGCGTCCTCGGCCTGCCGGGCCTGCCCGGCCCAGTGGTCGAGGGTGAACGGCCGCGGGGCGGCCTGCGGCTGGTGGCGGGCCGCCGGGTGCCAGCCGGCCCCGTCGAGGGCGGCGGCCAGGTGCAGGTGCTGCGAGGTGCTCACGGGGTGCGTGCCTTTCTCAGGACGGTGCGCCCGGGTCGGGCCCGGGCGCACCGGTGACGTGCGGCGACCCGTCGGGGCTTGCTCGGGTCGGGGCGGGTGACGACCCGTCAGGGCTTGGGCCGGGGCCGGGTGATGACCAGCAGGCCGAGCAGCACGGCGACGCCGCTGAACGCCGCCGCGGCGACCACGGCGGTGGACAGGCCGTCGGCGAGCTGGGCCCGGTCGGGGTGCTGGGCGCCGTGCAGCGAGCCGCCGTAGAGGGTGGCGAGCACCGCGACGCCGAGTGAGAGGCCGATCTGCTGGACGGCCTGCAGCAGCCCGGAGGCCGAGCCGGTCTCCTTGGGCGCGAGGCCGGCCAGGATGGTCATGTTGAGCGGGACGAAGCCGAGCCCGAGTCCGGCGCCGAGCAGCACCAGCGGGCCGAACAGCCCGGTCAGGTAGCCGCTGTGCGGGCCGGTGGCGGCGAGCCACAGGCTGTCGGCGAGCATCAGCGCCGCGCCGGTGACGATCAGCGTCTTCGCGCCGTACTTGGGGATCAGCTTGGCGGCGCTGCGAGCGGTGCCGAACTGGGCGACGGCCATCGGCAGGAAGGCCAGGCCCGCGGTCAGCGGGTGGAAGCCCAGGCCGTCCTGGACGTAGAGCGAGAGCAGGAAGTAGGTGCCGCCCATCGCGGCGAACAGCAGCAGGAAGATCGCGTACGCGCCGGAGCGGGCGCGCTGGGCGAACAGCCGCAGCGAGATCAGCGGCTGGGCGACCCGCGACTCGGTGACCACGAAGCCGGCCAGCAGCAGCAGGCCGACCACCAGGGCGACCACGGTGGTGGCCGAACCCCAGCCCGCCGAGGAGGCGTTGATCAGGCCGTAGACCACGGCGGTCATGCCGGCGGTGGAGGTGAGCGCGCCGACCACGTCCGGGCGGCTGGGGTGCTTCTCGGTCTCCGCGAGCTGACGGGTGGCCAGGAACACGGCGGCCAGGCCGATCGGCACGTTGACGAAGAACACCAGGCGCCAGGAGAGCGTGGTGAGCAGGCCGCCGAGGATCAGCCCGATGGTGATGCCGAGCCCGGCGACGGTGGAGAACACGCCGAGCGCCCGGGCGCGTTCTGGGCCCTCCTTGAAGGTGACGGCGATCAGCGAGAGCGCGGCGGGCGCGGCGAAGGCGAAGCCGACGCCCTGGGCGGCCCGGGCGGCGATCAGCAGCGCGGGGTTCGGGGCGAGCCCGCCGAGCAGCGAGGCGACGACCACCAGCAGCAGGCCCCAGACGAACATCCGCCGGCGCCCGAGGATGTCGCTGGCCCGCCCGCCGAGCAGCAGCAGCCCGCCGAAGGCCAGCGAGTAGGCGCTGAACACCCAGGCCAGGCCGTCGGGGGAGAAGCCGAGGCCGGACTGGATCCGGGGCAGCGCGATGTTCACGATGTTGCCGTCGACGGCCACCATCAACTGGCAGGTCACGATCACCGCGAGGGCCAGCGAGCCGGCCCGGCTGGGCGTCGGTGCCGCCGGCGCGGCAGGGGTGGGTGGCTCGGCCACGGATGGCTGGTCCTGGGTCGTCATGACCGGGCTCCTTGAGCATGGGACGGGGCAGCGTCGAGGGAACGGCCGCGGTCGACGCTTGTAGACTGTTTCATGGTAGGGATGAGCGCGGATTGGGTCAACATGCGTTGAACGAATCTGCGGGCACCGCGGTCGGTGTGCACGGAAACGACGTGCACGGAAACGAGGAGGCGGCATGTCAGAGTCGGACCCGGCGCCGGTGGGGCGCGGCGAGCGGCGCACCCGCAGCCGGCAGGCGATCCTGGCCGCCGCCCGCCAGCTGTTCTCCGAACTCGGCTACGAGCAGACCACGGTGCGCGCGGTGGCCCACCGGGCCGGGGTGGACCCGGCGCTGGTGATGAAGCACTTCGGCTCCAAGGAGCAGCTGTTCGACGCGGTCTCGGAGATCGGCCTCAGCTTCGGCGGCGCCCTCGGCGGGCCCGCCGACCAGCTCGGCGACCGGCTGCTGGCGCACGTGCTGGCCGACATCGACGGCCGCCCCGACCGCAGCATGCCGGTGCTGCGCTCGATGCTCACCCACCCGCAGGCCGCCGAGGCGGTGCGCTGCGCGGTCGCCGACCCCGGCGACAGCGCCGTGGCGGACGCGCTGACCGGCGACGACGTGGAGCTGCGGGCGAGTCTGGTGGGGGCCGTGGTGCTCGGCCTGCTGGTCGCCCGCTACCTGCTGCGGGTGCCCGAGGTCGACCACGCCCCGGCCGCCCGGCTGGTCGAGCTGCTCGGGCCGTGCCTGCGGCCGCTGCTGGCCGCTGACGCGGCCTCGGGCGGCGGGGCGACCGCCGATGGGGCGACTGCTGACGGGATGTCGGCCGGCGGGATGTCGGCCGGCGGGATGTCGGTGGACCACGGGTCCGCCGGTCCGCTCGCCGGGCTGGCCGCCGCCGAGTCGGCCCGGCTGGCGGCCGCCGAGGAGGTGGACCGGCTGGCCCGGGAGGCGCTGGCGGGCGGGGCCTCCTACGGCGAGGTCGGCCAGCTGCTCGGGATCAGCCGGCAGGCGGCCCGCAAGCGCTGGCCGCGCACCGAGGAGGCGGACTCCCTGGCGACAACCTAGGTTGTCAGTCGGGTGAGCGGTCGCCCGGCTCGACCGAGTGACAACCCAGGTTGTCACGCTCCGCAGCGGGCGACCGTCTCAGGTGCCGGCCAGCGCCTCGACCACCGGCGCGAACGCCTCCTGGTGGATGTCCATCACGGTGAAGTAGGAGAAGCCGAAGCTGTCCCGCAGCTCCTTCACCTGGTCGATGATCTGCTGCACCGTGCCGATCAGCAGCAGCGGCGTCTGCTCCAGCTCGGTCAGCGGCACCGGCAGCTGGGTGGCGGCCACGTGCCGGATCGCCGCGTCCCGGTCCTCCGTCACGATCACCGCCTGGAGCAGCAGGTTCTTCTCCACCTGCGCCGCCCGCTCGCCCACCACGCCGTCGAAGTAGGCGACCCGGTCGGCGAGTTCGGCGCGCGGGATGAGCCGCAGCCCGCCGGCCGCAGTCGGGTCGTAGCGCATCCCGATGAAGCCCACGATGTCGCCGTGCCGGGCGGCCAGCCGCAGCACCCGGTTGCCGTTGCCCGCGATCAGCAGCGGCAGCGGGTCCTGCACCACGGCCGGCACGTGGTCCGGCTGGGCGAGCAGTCGGCGCAGCTCCAGCACGGTGCGCTCCAGCGTGTCCACCCGGTCCTTGGGCGTGCCCGGGTCCAGACCGAGCGCCTCGAACTCGGCGTGCACGTAACCGGTGCCGAGGCCGATCTCCAGCCGGCCGCCGGTCAGCCGGTCCACCGTGGCGATCTCGCGGGCCAGCAGCGGCGGGTGGTAGAAGCCGGTGTTCAGCACCAGCGTGCCCACCCGCAGGTTGGTGGCGGCCGCGGCGGCCACCAGCGGCGGGAACGGCGCGGTCCGACCCAGGTGGTCGGGCACCAGCAGCACGTCGTAGCCCTGCGATTCGACCTCCTTGGACACCTGCTGCCACTGCTCGGCGTCGTCGGGGATGGCCAGCTTGCCGAGGCCGAAGCGGAACGGTCGGGTCATTGTCTCTACTCCTTGAGCGGGTTACGGGTGGTGATGGTCAGTCGGGACGGTCAGGTCAGGTCAGCTCGGCGAGCCAGCGCTCGACGGCGTCGGCGGTGCTGCCGGAGTGGTCCTCCAGCACCGAGAAGTGGTCGCCGGGAATGTCGGCGCTCTCGTGCGGCAGGCGCCAGAAGGCGCGCCAGTCGGGGCCGCCGGGCCGCCGCACGGTGCCGGGCAGCGGCTGGTCGGCGCGCAGCAGCAGGGTGCGGGTGGTGACCGGCTCGGGCTGCCAGGGGCCGAAGGTGCGCAGGTAGGCGCCCATCGCGGTGAGGCCGGTGTCGGTCAGGGTGAGGTCCTGGGTGCCGAGCCGGTCCAGCATCCCGTTGATCATCGCGGGCATCCACCACTCCATGCCCGGCACCTCGCCGGTGTCCATCGGGTAGGAGTCGACCAGCACCAGCCCGGCCGGCCGCACCCCGCGCCGCTCCAGCTCGGCGGTGACGGCGTGCGCCACGCACCCGCCGAGCGAGCGCCCCAGCACCGCGAACGGCCGCTCCCCGTACAGCTCCTGCACGGCGTCGGCCTGCAGCCGGACGAACGCCTCCACCGAGTCGGGCAGCGCGCTGCCCGGCCGGTAGCCGGGGGCCGGCAGCGCGTGCGCGGTCAGCCGGCCGGCCAGCGCCTGCCCGAACCGCGCGTACTCGTGCGGGCCGGAGAGCGCGGTCAGCGCGGGGAAGCAGACCAGGGGCAGCGGGCCCGCGCCCTCGGCCAGCAGCACCGGCGGCAGGCCGTGCCCGGCCCGCTCCGCGCTGTCGAACGGGGTGCGCAGCTCCGAGGCGGAGACCAGCACCTGGGTGGCGGCCGGGATGTGCCCGGCCCGGCACAGCTCCAGGTAGACCGCGGCCAGCGGCTCCGCCGGGGCGGGCGCGCCGGCGCCGCGGTGGCGGAGCAGCTCGCCGTGCAGGTGCTCGGCCAGGGCGCGCGGATCCGGGTGGTGGATGGTGAGCGCGCCGGACAGCCGCAGCCCGGTCGTGGCGGACAGCCGGCCGCCGAGCTCCACGGAGGTCAGCGAGTCGAAGCCGTGCTCGACGAACGCCGCCTCGGCGGGGAGCGCGCCCGGGTCGGCGTGCCCGAGCACCGCGGCGGCCTCGGTGCGCACCAGCAGCAGCACGGCGTCCAGCAGTTCGGGGCCGTCCAGCTCGGCGTGCCGGTGCGCCCAGTCGGCCCGCTCGGCGGCGTGCGGCGCGGGGAGGGCGGGGCGGGTCGGATCGGTGGCGCGGGTGACCTCGGAGTCCAGCCAGAACCGGGTCCGCTGGAACGGGTAGCCCGGCAGGTCGATCCGACGGGGCGTCAGCTGACCGAACGGGCCGGCCCAGTCGACGGGCGCACCCGCCGCGTGCAGCCGCCCGACGGCCTCCAGCAGGGTCTGCGGCTCCGGCCGGTCCCGGCGCAGGGCGGCCGCCAGCACGGCCGGGCGGGGGCGCTGCGCCGGCTCCTCGGCGGCCAGCGCGTCGCCGGCGAGCGCGGTGAGGATGCCGTCGGGGCCGAGCTCCAGGAAGCGGGTGGCGCCCTCGGCCCGCAGGGCCCGCACGGCGTCCAGGAAGCGCACCGGCTGCCGGGCGTGCGCGGCCCAGTGCTCCGGGTCGGCCAGTTCGGCGGCCGAGGCCAGCCGCCCGGTCAGGTCGGAGGCCATCGCGGTGTGCGGCTGCCGGAACGCCAGGCCCTTCAGCACGGTGCGGAACTCGTCCAGCATCGGATCCATCCGGTGCGAGTGGAAGGCGTGGCTGACCCGCAGCCGGGTGGCCCGGCGCCCGCGCGCCCGGAAGGCCGCGGCGACCGCCTCGACCTCGGCCTCCTCGCCGGAGACCACCACCGCGCGCGGCCCGTTGACCGCGGCCAGGCCCACCGCCCCGCCGTACCCGTCGAGTTCGGCGGCCACCTCGTCCTCGGCCGCCTCCAGGGCGGCCATCGCCCCGCCGGGCGGCAGCTGCTGCATCAGCCGCCCGCGGGCGGCCACCAGGGCGGCGGCGTCGGTGAGTTCGAGCATCCCGGCGGCGTACCCGGCGGCCAGCGCGCCGATCGAGTGGCCGGCCACCAGGTCCGGGCGCACGCCCCAGGAGTCGAGCAGCCCCAGCAGCGCCACCTGGAGGGCGAACAGCGCGGGCTGGGCGTACTCGGTGCGGTTCAGCAGCTCGGCGTCGCCCGAGCGCAGCACGGCGTCGGCGACCGAGAACGGCAGCTGGCGGTCGAGTTCGGCGGTGACGGCGTCGAAAGCCCGCGCGAACTCGGGGTACTGACGGTACAAGTCGGCGCCCATACCGGGGCGCTGGCTGCCCTGGCCGGTGAACAGGAAGGCCGTCCGACCGCCGGCGGCGGGGGCGAGCGGCCCGCTCGCGTCGGCGAAGGCCGCCAGCCGGGTGGCGGCCTCGGCGCCGT belongs to Kitasatospora viridis and includes:
- a CDS encoding LLM class flavin-dependent oxidoreductase — translated: MSTSQHLHLAAALDGAGWHPAARHQPQAAPRPFTLDHWAGQARQAEDALLDFVTVEDPLSRAPGPGEELDRRLGHTLHRLDALTLAGALAARTTRLGIIPTVVVNTVQPAPVAKAIATLDHLSAGRAGLRTQLSPTKPIPLEVLFTPEVQAQLRGSFDRAADLVKVVRALWDGVTEERALAELVPGRFAGADSAGDWEFSPTASTAPRPPQGHPVVFTLAHISIPWRYGAQATDVVSVTPHDLDEVRAAVAEIREEQQAVGRAGQRVHVFADLLVHLDAEPGAAKARRERLDEALGAEHASDTLVFTGTPAELADLLQDWQSAGLTGYRLRPASTAHDLPAIATGLVPELQRRGAFRTGYAEDTLRERLALGTVAP
- a CDS encoding MFS transporter, whose protein sequence is MTTQDQPSVAEPPTPAAPAAPTPSRAGSLALAVIVTCQLMVAVDGNIVNIALPRIQSGLGFSPDGLAWVFSAYSLAFGGLLLLGGRASDILGRRRMFVWGLLLVVVASLLGGLAPNPALLIAARAAQGVGFAFAAPAALSLIAVTFKEGPERARALGVFSTVAGLGITIGLILGGLLTTLSWRLVFFVNVPIGLAAVFLATRQLAETEKHPSRPDVVGALTSTAGMTAVVYGLINASSAGWGSATTVVALVVGLLLLAGFVVTESRVAQPLISLRLFAQRARSGAYAIFLLLFAAMGGTYFLLSLYVQDGLGFHPLTAGLAFLPMAVAQFGTARSAAKLIPKYGAKTLIVTGAALMLADSLWLAATGPHSGYLTGLFGPLVLLGAGLGLGFVPLNMTILAGLAPKETGSASGLLQAVQQIGLSLGVAVLATLYGGSLHGAQHPDRAQLADGLSTAVVAAAAFSGVAVLLGLLVITRPRPKP
- a CDS encoding TetR family transcriptional regulator; protein product: MSESDPAPVGRGERRTRSRQAILAAARQLFSELGYEQTTVRAVAHRAGVDPALVMKHFGSKEQLFDAVSEIGLSFGGALGGPADQLGDRLLAHVLADIDGRPDRSMPVLRSMLTHPQAAEAVRCAVADPGDSAVADALTGDDVELRASLVGAVVLGLLVARYLLRVPEVDHAPAARLVELLGPCLRPLLAADAASGGGATADGATADGMSAGGMSAGGMSVDHGSAGPLAGLAAAESARLAAAEEVDRLAREALAGGASYGEVGQLLGISRQAARKRWPRTEEADSLATT
- a CDS encoding TIGR03621 family F420-dependent LLM class oxidoreductase produces the protein MTRPFRFGLGKLAIPDDAEQWQQVSKEVESQGYDVLLVPDHLGRTAPFPPLVAAAAATNLRVGTLVLNTGFYHPPLLAREIATVDRLTGGRLEIGLGTGYVHAEFEALGLDPGTPKDRVDTLERTVLELRRLLAQPDHVPAVVQDPLPLLIAGNGNRVLRLAARHGDIVGFIGMRYDPTAAGGLRLIPRAELADRVAYFDGVVGERAAQVEKNLLLQAVIVTEDRDAAIRHVAATQLPVPLTELEQTPLLLIGTVQQIIDQVKELRDSFGFSYFTVMDIHQEAFAPVVEALAGT